In Cervus elaphus chromosome 7, mCerEla1.1, whole genome shotgun sequence, the following proteins share a genomic window:
- the ADGRF4 gene encoding adhesion G protein-coupled receptor F4 isoform X1, whose amino-acid sequence MKSQATTICCLILFLATEYSHSRFHIRTKDGDKLQGPERKPKTGRIQGKCHGPCSPSSNCSQPCAQHFHGEIGFICNGNKWQKSTETCTSLSVETLFMDSNSASRLSVAAPSITLHILDYQAPEPIRSVAQGIQKNCPLDYACIINAVKSSEATSGNIAFIVELLKNISMDLSDNVTQEKMKSYSKVANHILDPAVIPNWAFIPDKNVSSDLLQSVNWFARQLHIQDEPEHIVDEFFIQTKGFPINNNTSERSLSFSMNLNNTVEGILGIIEIPRQELRKLPPNASQAVGIAFPTLGAVLKEAHLENAHLPRLVNGLVLSVILPERLEQILFTFEKINKSQNARAQCVGWHSRKRRWDENVCETTLDTKHRVKCRCNYTNVMMSFSILMSPISVDNKVLDYITCVGLSVSILSLILCLIIEATVWSRVVMTDISYMRHVCIVNIAVSLLTANVWFILGSNFNKKAQDYNWCVAVTFFSHFFYLCLFFWMLFKALLIIYGLLVVFRRMMKSRMLAIGFAVGYGCPLVIAATTVAVTEPGKGYVRHGACWLNWDDTKALLAFAIPALVIVAVNLVVVLVVAVNTQRPSIGSSKSQDVAIILRISKNVAILTPLLGLTWGFGIATLIEGTSLIFHIIFALLNAFQGLFILLFGTIVDHKIRDALRIRMSSLKGQSRVVENASLSPTYGSKLMNR is encoded by the exons ATGAAGTCCCAGGCAACCACGATTTGCTGTTTAATATTATTTCTGGCCACAGAATATTCTCATAGTAGATTCCATATCCGCACAAAA GATGGAGATAAACTTCAAGGTCCTGAAAGAAAACCCAAGACTGGAAGAATTCAAG GAAAATGCCATGGACCTTGCAGCCCTTCTTCTAACTGCAGCCAGCCCTGTGCTCAGCACTTTCATGGAGAAATAGGATTTATCTGTAATGGAAACAAGTGGCAGAAATCAACTGAAACATGTACAAGCCTTTCTGTGGAAACACTCTTTATG GACTCAAACAGTGCATCACGCCTCTCCGTGGCAGCACCGTCTATAACTCTGCACATTCTTGACTACCAAGCCCCAGAGCCCATCAGGAGTGTAGCTCAAGGAATCCAAAAGAACTGCCCATTGGATTACGCCTGCATAATTAATGCTGTGAAATCATCAGAAGCAACATCCGGAAATATTGCATTTATAGTGGAGTTACTAAAAAACATTTCTATGGATTTGTCTGATAATGTCACCCAAGAGAAAATGAAG AGCTACAGCAAAGTGGCCAACCACATCCTCGACCCAGCGGTCATTCCAAACTGGGCTTTCATTCCGGACAAAAATGTCAGCTCCGATCTGTTGCAGTCAGTGAACTGGTTTGCGAGGCAACTCCACATCCAGGATGAACCTGAGCACATTGTGGATGAATTCTTCATTCAGACGAAAGGGTTCCCCATCAACAACAATACCTCGGAGAGAAGTCTCAGTTTCTCCATGAACTTGAACAATACAGTGGAGGGTATCCTAGGAATCATAgagattcccaggcaagagcTGCGGAAGCTGCCCCCAAATGCCTCCCAAGCTGTTGGCATAGCTTTTCCCACTTTGGGGGCTGTCCTGAAAGAGGCCCACTTGGAAAATGCCCACCTTCCCAGGCTGGTAAATGGACTGGTCCTGTCGGTGATTTTACCAGAAAGATTGGAGCAAATCTTATTCACCTTTGAGAAGATCAACAAATCCCAGAATGCCAGGGCCCAATGTGTTGGCTGGCACTCCAGGAAAAGGAGGTGGGATGAGAATGTCTGCGAAACAACGCTGGACACCAAGCATAGAGTGAAATGCCGGTGTAACTACACCAACGTGATGATGTCTTTTTCCATCCTCATGTCCCCCATATCTGTGGACAACAAAGTCCTGGACTATATCACCTGTGTTGGACTCAGCGTCTCCATCCTTAGCTTGATTCTTTGCCTGATCATCGAAGCCACCGTCTGGTCCCGTGTGGTCATGACGGACATATCATATATGCGACATGTATGCATTGTGAATATAGCTGTGTCGCTCTTGACTGCCAATGTGTGGTTCATCTTAGGCTCCAACTTCAACAAAAAGGCCCAGGACTACAACTGGTGTGTTGCCGTGACATTTTTTAGCCACTTTTTCTACCTCTGTCTGTTTTTCTGGATGCTCTTCAAAGCCCTGCTCATCATCTATGGACTGCTGGTCGTTTTCCGGAGGATGATGAAGTCCCGCATGCTGGCCATTGGCTTTGCCGTTGGCTACGGGTGCCCGTTAGTCATTGCTGCCACCACCGTGGCTGTCACAGAGCCGGGGAAAGGCTACGTGAGACACGGTGCCTGTTGGCTTAACTGGGATGACACCAAAGCCCTTTTAGCCTTTGCCATCCCAGCCTTGGTCATTGTGGCTGTGAATCTTGTTGTGGTTTTGGTTGTTGCTGTCAACACTCAGAGACCCTCTATTGGCAGTTCCAAGTCTCAAGATGTGGCCATAATCCTGAGGATCAGCAAAAATGTCGCCATCCTCACCCCACTGTTGGGACTGACCTGGGGTTTTGGAATAGCTACGCTCATAGAAGGCACTTCCTTGATATTCCATATAATCTTTGCCCTGCTCAATGCTTTCCAG GGGCTCTTCATCTTGCTGTTTGGAACCATTGTGGACCACAAG ATACGAGATGCTTTGAGGATAAGGATGTCTTCACTGAAGGGGCAGTCGAGGGTAGTAGAG
- the ADGRF4 gene encoding adhesion G protein-coupled receptor F4 isoform X2, translated as MDSNSASRLSVAAPSITLHILDYQAPEPIRSVAQGIQKNCPLDYACIINAVKSSEATSGNIAFIVELLKNISMDLSDNVTQEKMKSYSKVANHILDPAVIPNWAFIPDKNVSSDLLQSVNWFARQLHIQDEPEHIVDEFFIQTKGFPINNNTSERSLSFSMNLNNTVEGILGIIEIPRQELRKLPPNASQAVGIAFPTLGAVLKEAHLENAHLPRLVNGLVLSVILPERLEQILFTFEKINKSQNARAQCVGWHSRKRRWDENVCETTLDTKHRVKCRCNYTNVMMSFSILMSPISVDNKVLDYITCVGLSVSILSLILCLIIEATVWSRVVMTDISYMRHVCIVNIAVSLLTANVWFILGSNFNKKAQDYNWCVAVTFFSHFFYLCLFFWMLFKALLIIYGLLVVFRRMMKSRMLAIGFAVGYGCPLVIAATTVAVTEPGKGYVRHGACWLNWDDTKALLAFAIPALVIVAVNLVVVLVVAVNTQRPSIGSSKSQDVAIILRISKNVAILTPLLGLTWGFGIATLIEGTSLIFHIIFALLNAFQGLFILLFGTIVDHKIRDALRIRMSSLKGQSRVVENASLSPTYGSKLMNR; from the exons ATG GACTCAAACAGTGCATCACGCCTCTCCGTGGCAGCACCGTCTATAACTCTGCACATTCTTGACTACCAAGCCCCAGAGCCCATCAGGAGTGTAGCTCAAGGAATCCAAAAGAACTGCCCATTGGATTACGCCTGCATAATTAATGCTGTGAAATCATCAGAAGCAACATCCGGAAATATTGCATTTATAGTGGAGTTACTAAAAAACATTTCTATGGATTTGTCTGATAATGTCACCCAAGAGAAAATGAAG AGCTACAGCAAAGTGGCCAACCACATCCTCGACCCAGCGGTCATTCCAAACTGGGCTTTCATTCCGGACAAAAATGTCAGCTCCGATCTGTTGCAGTCAGTGAACTGGTTTGCGAGGCAACTCCACATCCAGGATGAACCTGAGCACATTGTGGATGAATTCTTCATTCAGACGAAAGGGTTCCCCATCAACAACAATACCTCGGAGAGAAGTCTCAGTTTCTCCATGAACTTGAACAATACAGTGGAGGGTATCCTAGGAATCATAgagattcccaggcaagagcTGCGGAAGCTGCCCCCAAATGCCTCCCAAGCTGTTGGCATAGCTTTTCCCACTTTGGGGGCTGTCCTGAAAGAGGCCCACTTGGAAAATGCCCACCTTCCCAGGCTGGTAAATGGACTGGTCCTGTCGGTGATTTTACCAGAAAGATTGGAGCAAATCTTATTCACCTTTGAGAAGATCAACAAATCCCAGAATGCCAGGGCCCAATGTGTTGGCTGGCACTCCAGGAAAAGGAGGTGGGATGAGAATGTCTGCGAAACAACGCTGGACACCAAGCATAGAGTGAAATGCCGGTGTAACTACACCAACGTGATGATGTCTTTTTCCATCCTCATGTCCCCCATATCTGTGGACAACAAAGTCCTGGACTATATCACCTGTGTTGGACTCAGCGTCTCCATCCTTAGCTTGATTCTTTGCCTGATCATCGAAGCCACCGTCTGGTCCCGTGTGGTCATGACGGACATATCATATATGCGACATGTATGCATTGTGAATATAGCTGTGTCGCTCTTGACTGCCAATGTGTGGTTCATCTTAGGCTCCAACTTCAACAAAAAGGCCCAGGACTACAACTGGTGTGTTGCCGTGACATTTTTTAGCCACTTTTTCTACCTCTGTCTGTTTTTCTGGATGCTCTTCAAAGCCCTGCTCATCATCTATGGACTGCTGGTCGTTTTCCGGAGGATGATGAAGTCCCGCATGCTGGCCATTGGCTTTGCCGTTGGCTACGGGTGCCCGTTAGTCATTGCTGCCACCACCGTGGCTGTCACAGAGCCGGGGAAAGGCTACGTGAGACACGGTGCCTGTTGGCTTAACTGGGATGACACCAAAGCCCTTTTAGCCTTTGCCATCCCAGCCTTGGTCATTGTGGCTGTGAATCTTGTTGTGGTTTTGGTTGTTGCTGTCAACACTCAGAGACCCTCTATTGGCAGTTCCAAGTCTCAAGATGTGGCCATAATCCTGAGGATCAGCAAAAATGTCGCCATCCTCACCCCACTGTTGGGACTGACCTGGGGTTTTGGAATAGCTACGCTCATAGAAGGCACTTCCTTGATATTCCATATAATCTTTGCCCTGCTCAATGCTTTCCAG GGGCTCTTCATCTTGCTGTTTGGAACCATTGTGGACCACAAG ATACGAGATGCTTTGAGGATAAGGATGTCTTCACTGAAGGGGCAGTCGAGGGTAGTAGAG